The following proteins are co-located in the Nocardia bhagyanarayanae genome:
- a CDS encoding MMPL family transporter: MLDWRLDMFERLGRFVARHARWILVASVLALIAGGALGVTAFSKMQPGGQEDPNAESSTATAQLADEFGADTDYVFLIRPEQGDVDAEVTAGFGRELARRLAADDRLTNVVSYWDTGSPSMRSADGTAAVVLAGGADQDPTRETEIAERIVAEYRSDGPVADVQVGGTNAIFHAITEQIGKDLGIAEGIAVPLILALLVLAFGNVVAALLTMVVGGVAILGTFTELSILGSVTDVSVYAVNLTTALGLGLAVDYGLLMVSRFRERRAAGAASDDAVVGAVATAGRTIVFSAATVAAALSSLVIFPQYFLRSFAYAGIGVVAISAAAAVITLPALLVALGAKADAWKVPGVRGIQGDAAPFWAGVAGFAMRRPLLTGAPVVAALLLAAAPLLNVQFGTPDDRVLPTTTEVRQVGDALREDFGGGDTNALSVVTTSGVAAGPLAEYAAALSRVPHVTQVDSSAGTFVRGERTVSSPADVRFAKPDAQRLTVLTDLDRNSAEARELVDRVRDVPAPATALVGGQVAELRDSLASIGSRLPVAVAWIVLTTFVLLFLFTGSIVQPLRALLSNVLSLAATLGLMVFVFQDGHLSGLLGFTPAPLDVSMLLLLFCITFGLSMDYEVFVVSRIKEMHDKGASTRDAVVEGLARTGRLVTTAAALISISFLAFVTSDVRFIQFFGLGAGLAILIDATLVRGVLVPVAMRLLGPAAWFAPRPLRLVHARLGLAEA, translated from the coding sequence ATGCTCGACTGGAGGCTCGACATGTTCGAACGACTCGGCCGCTTCGTGGCCCGACACGCCCGCTGGATACTCGTGGCGAGCGTGCTCGCCCTGATCGCGGGCGGCGCGCTCGGCGTCACCGCGTTCAGCAAGATGCAACCCGGCGGGCAGGAGGACCCGAACGCGGAATCCAGCACCGCCACCGCCCAACTCGCCGACGAGTTCGGCGCCGACACCGACTACGTCTTCCTGATCCGCCCCGAGCAGGGCGACGTCGACGCCGAGGTCACCGCGGGATTCGGCAGGGAACTCGCGCGCAGGCTGGCCGCCGACGACCGGCTCACCAACGTCGTCTCGTACTGGGACACCGGCTCTCCGTCGATGCGGTCGGCGGACGGCACGGCCGCGGTCGTCCTGGCGGGTGGCGCCGACCAGGACCCGACGAGGGAGACCGAGATCGCCGAGCGGATCGTCGCCGAATATCGCTCGGACGGGCCGGTCGCCGACGTCCAGGTCGGCGGCACGAACGCGATCTTCCACGCGATCACCGAACAGATCGGCAAGGATCTCGGCATCGCCGAAGGCATCGCGGTGCCGCTCATCCTCGCGCTGCTCGTGCTCGCCTTCGGCAATGTGGTCGCCGCGCTGCTCACGATGGTGGTCGGCGGCGTCGCGATCCTCGGTACCTTCACCGAGCTCTCGATCCTCGGCTCGGTGACGGACGTGTCGGTCTACGCGGTGAACCTGACGACCGCGCTCGGCCTCGGCCTCGCCGTCGACTACGGGTTGCTCATGGTCAGCCGTTTCCGGGAGCGGCGCGCGGCGGGCGCGGCGTCCGACGACGCGGTGGTTGGCGCGGTCGCCACGGCCGGGCGCACCATCGTGTTCAGCGCGGCGACCGTCGCGGCGGCGCTCTCCTCGCTGGTGATCTTCCCGCAGTACTTCCTGCGCTCGTTCGCCTACGCGGGCATCGGCGTGGTCGCCATCTCGGCGGCGGCCGCCGTGATCACGCTGCCCGCGCTGCTCGTCGCGCTCGGCGCCAAGGCCGACGCGTGGAAAGTGCCCGGCGTGCGCGGCATCCAGGGTGACGCGGCGCCGTTCTGGGCGGGCGTCGCCGGCTTCGCGATGCGGCGGCCGTTGCTCACCGGAGCCCCGGTGGTGGCGGCGCTGCTGCTCGCGGCGGCTCCGCTGCTGAACGTCCAGTTCGGCACGCCCGACGATCGTGTGTTGCCGACGACCACCGAGGTTCGCCAGGTCGGCGACGCGCTGCGCGAGGATTTCGGCGGCGGCGACACCAACGCCCTTTCGGTGGTCACCACCTCCGGCGTGGCGGCGGGCCCGCTCGCCGAGTACGCGGCGGCGCTCTCGCGAGTGCCGCACGTCACCCAAGTGGATTCCAGCGCGGGCACTTTCGTGCGGGGCGAACGCACCGTGAGTTCACCCGCGGACGTCCGGTTCGCCAAGCCGGACGCGCAACGACTCACCGTGCTCACCGATCTCGACCGCAACTCGGCCGAGGCGCGCGAACTGGTCGACCGGGTGCGCGACGTGCCGGCGCCCGCGACGGCGCTGGTCGGCGGTCAGGTGGCCGAACTGCGCGACAGTCTGGCCTCGATCGGGTCACGGCTGCCGGTGGCGGTGGCGTGGATCGTGCTCACCACCTTCGTGTTGCTCTTCCTGTTCACCGGCAGCATCGTGCAGCCGCTGCGGGCGCTGTTGTCGAACGTACTGAGCCTCGCGGCCACGCTCGGATTGATGGTCTTCGTCTTCCAGGACGGGCACCTGTCCGGTCTGCTCGGCTTCACGCCCGCGCCGCTGGACGTGTCGATGCTGCTGCTGTTGTTCTGCATCACCTTCGGGTTGTCCATGGACTACGAGGTTTTCGTGGTCAGCCGGATCAAGGAGATGCACGACAAGGGCGCGTCCACCCGGGACGCCGTCGTCGAAGGGCTCGCGCGCACGGGCCGGCTGGTCACCACGGCGGCCGCGCTGATCTCGATCAGCTTCCTCGCGTTCGTCACCAGCGACGTGCGGTTCATCCAGTTCTTCGGGCTCGGCGCCGGTTTGGCCATCCTGATAGACGCCACGCTGGTGCGCGGTGTGCTGGTCCCGGTGGCGATGCGGCTGCTCGGTCCGGCGGCTTGGTTCGCGCCGCGACCGCTGCGGCTGGTGCACGCGCGGCTCGGTCTCGCGGAAGCGTGA
- a CDS encoding TetR/AcrR family transcriptional regulator — MCAGVNIEKMTKSDRDGPYHHGDLRNALVRAAAELAETGGPEAVTVRAAARRVGVTPTAAYRHFTNHEQLLGAAQEQAQQTLFDAMSETIRTFPPDADAVTRLFAVGRGYIVFALREPGLFRTAFCNSEQEGPENWNSPAFDLLSRLLDELVEIGFTDPEDRPYAEFAAWSAVHGMASLLIERAVPEQDPEARDLAIARTLVVVERGLATGPNAERIRGGKRDAAMPDAAG; from the coding sequence ATGTGTGCGGGTGTCAACATCGAGAAGATGACGAAATCCGATCGGGACGGGCCCTATCACCACGGCGACCTGCGCAATGCCCTGGTGCGCGCGGCCGCCGAACTCGCCGAGACGGGTGGACCGGAGGCGGTCACCGTGCGGGCCGCCGCGCGCCGGGTCGGCGTCACGCCCACCGCCGCCTATCGGCACTTCACCAATCACGAGCAGTTGCTCGGCGCCGCGCAGGAGCAGGCACAGCAGACCCTGTTCGACGCGATGTCCGAGACCATCCGGACATTCCCGCCCGACGCCGACGCGGTGACCCGGCTGTTCGCGGTCGGGCGCGGCTATATCGTCTTCGCGCTGCGCGAGCCCGGCCTGTTCCGCACCGCGTTCTGCAACAGCGAGCAAGAGGGCCCGGAGAACTGGAACTCCCCCGCCTTCGACCTGCTCTCACGGCTGCTGGACGAGCTCGTCGAGATCGGCTTCACCGATCCCGAGGACCGGCCGTACGCCGAGTTCGCGGCGTGGTCGGCGGTGCACGGCATGGCTTCGCTGCTCATCGAGCGGGCTGTGCCCGAGCAGGATCCGGAGGCGAGGGATCTGGCGATCGCGCGCACCCTCGTGGTCGTCGAGCGCGGACTCGCGACGGGGCCGAACGCCGAGCGGATCCGGGGCGGTAAACGGGACGCGGCAATGCCGGACGCGGCGGGCTGA